From Cannabis sativa cultivar Pink pepper isolate KNU-18-1 chromosome 8, ASM2916894v1, whole genome shotgun sequence, a single genomic window includes:
- the LOC115699151 gene encoding plant cysteine oxidase 2 encodes MGIETALADRKGKDFCELPKVTNSNNKTRKSRRRQKKMSPVQKLFETCKEVFASASTGIVPPSEDIQRLRSVLDDMKPEDVGLTPELLYFNPLLRSRTPAITYLHLYECENFSMGIFCLPPSGVIPLHNHPGMTVFSKLLFGTMHIKSYDWVDDGPSNTSAVANGDSAPDTTPNAQLAKIKVDSDFTAPCNASILYPADGGNMHRFTAVTACAVLDVLGPPYSDPDGRHCTYYHDFPFSEFSVEGVKLPEGEEEQKENYAWLQERILPEGLAVRGAPYTGPKIVE; translated from the exons ATGGGGATTGAGACGGCTCTGGCTGATCGGAAAGGAAAGGACTTTTGTGAATTGCCGAAAGTGACGAATTCAAATAACAAAACCAGGAAGAGCCGGCGGAGACAGAAGAAGATGTCGCCGGTTCAGAAGCTATTCGAGACTTGCAAGGAAGTTTTTGCCTCTGCTTCAACTGGGATTGTTCCTCCTTCTGAAGATATTCAACGCCTTCGTTCTGTTTTGG ATGATATGAAACCTGAGGATGTTGGCCTGACTCCAGAGTTGCTTTATTTCAATCCCTTGTTAAGAAGCAGAACACCAGCAATTACTTACCTTCACCTCTATGAGTGCGAAAACTTCTCT ATGGGGATATTTTGCTTGCCGCCATCGGGTGTCATTCCTCTCCACAATCACCCTGGAATGACAGTTTTTAGCAAGCTCTTATTTGGGACAATGCACATCAAATCGTACGACTGGGTGGATGATGGTCCTAGTAACACATCGGCGGTGGCCAATGGGGATTCTGCACCAG ACACCACTCCTAATGCCCAGTTGGCAAAAATCAAGGTTGACTCCGACTTCACCGCCCCTTGCAACGCTTCCATTCTCTATCCAGCCGATGGAGGCAACATGCATCGCTTCACAGCAGTGACTGCGTGTGCTGTGCTAGACGTACTCGGTCCCCCATATTCCGACCCTGATGGCCGACACTGCACGTACTACCATGATTTCCCATTTTCAGAGTTTTCAG TTGAAGGAGTAAAATTGCCAGAAGGGGAAGAAGAGCAGAAGGAAAATTACGCATGGCTGCAAGAGAGGATTTTACCTGAAGGCTTAGCCGTCCGTGGAGCACCGTACACAGGCCCAAAGATAGTCGAGTAA
- the LOC115699830 gene encoding probable WRKY transcription factor 72 isoform X1, whose product MPNSYASSHDQHLQTNNLLSTKKDCEIENTKAEMGEVREENKRLKTVLNHMEKDYKSLQLRFFDIVKEVDHHDHDHDQDLKKPITIITNCDDEIEEADQLVSLRLGRSPKNITKTNLMIRKSRDDEDQDQDHQEELIKANLTLGLGSNNDNDQLKQLSSEIVINEATPDNSSELLLEANNNNKIPNSINNNNNNNNNNKMIKSSTCTSSSNNDQDEVVSQAQVKRARVSVRARCDTPTMNDGCQWRKYGQKIAKGNPCPRAYYRCTVAPSCPVRKQVQRCADDMSILITTYEGSHNHPLPVTATAMASTTSAAASMLLSGSSTSSSNHHDHPFFTPNKNSSPLNMINGLVQNNNNFNYFDHTLRTKQFYSSTSLSPLFPTITLDLTTPQLTSSTTSAFAPSSNSRSSSLHSFGPTSEPKQPPLWGNNVGYLNYGPMYYDKAHQTNNGPLNLGGNKQAQEFIYQRCAEKIVSYNNNNHNQGSSAHETLTETLTKAITSDPSTFKSVIAAAISSMVGGGETHLGRKQDGVEKLSQRLTLGDVSTNTSTTATTANTNNNTSKAVSHNPLTLQNGQGLSSSYFNRLSSSNF is encoded by the exons ATGCCAAACTCTTATGCTTCTTCACATGATCAACATCTTCAAACCAATAATCTACTCTCAAcaaag AAGGATTGTGAAATTGAAAATACAAAAGCTGAAATGGGAGAAGTAAGAGAAGAAAACAAGAGACTAAAAACTGTGTTAAATCACATGGAGAAGGATTACAAGTCTCTTCAATTGAGATTTTTTGACATAGTCAAAGAAGTTGATCatcatgatcatgatcatgatcAAGATTTGAAGAAACCAATTACAATTATTACAAATTGTGATGATGAAATTGAAGAAGCTGATCAACTTGTGTCTCTTAGGCTTGGAAGGAGtccaaaaaatattactaaaacCAATTTAATGATCAGAAAAAGTAGAGATGATGAAGATCAAGATCAAGATCATCAAGAGGAGTTGATAAAGGCAAATCTCACACTTGGATTAGGCTCTAATAATGATAATGATCAATTAAAGCAATTGAGTTCGGAGATTGTGATTAATGAGGCCACCCCAGATAATAGTTCAGAGTTATTATTAGaagcaaataataataacaaaattccaaatagtattaataataataataataataataataataataagatgatTAAGAGTAGTACTTGTACTAGTAGTAGTAATAATGATCAAGATGAAGTAGTTTCACAAGCTCAAGTTAAAAGAGCTAGAGTTTCTGTCAGAGCAAGATGTGATACTCCAAcg ATGAACGATGGATGTCAATGGAGGAAATATGGGCAGAAAATTGCTAAAGGAAATCCATGTCCACGAGCTTACTATCGTTGCACGGTTGCACCATCCTGCCCAGTTAGAAAACAG GTACAAAGATGTGCGGACGACATGTCCATACTAATCACCACCTATGAAGGGAGTCACAACCACCCACTTCCGGTGACGGCCACGGCCATGGCTTCCACCACTTCGGCCGCGGCCTCTATGTTATTATCTGGCTCTTCAACCTCATCATCTAATCATCATGACCATCCATTTTTCACACCCAACAAAAACTCATCACCCCTTAACATGATAAATGGGCTTGTACAAAATAATAACAACTTCAATTATTTTGATCATACCCTAAGAACAAAACAATTCTATTCCTCTACTAGTTTATCTCCTTTGTTCCCAACTATCACACTTGATCTCACCACACCACAATTAACCTCTTCAACAACATCAGCTTTTGCTCCATCATCAAATTCAAGATCATCATCACTCCATAGTTTTGGGCCCACATCTGAGCCCAAACAACCACCACTTTGGGGTAATAATGTGGGCTACTTAAATTACGGCCCAATGTATTACGACAAAGCCCATCAAACTAATAATGGGCCTTTGAATCTTGGTGGTAATAAACAGGCCCAAGAATTCATTTACCAACGTTGTGCAGAAAAGATAGTgagttataataataataatcataatcaaGGTTCATCTGCACATGAAACGTTGACTGAAACGTTGACCAAGGCTATAACTTCTGACCCAAGCACTTTCAAATCGGTTATTGCGGCTGCAATCTCGTCCATGGTTGGAGGTGGTGAAACCCATCTTGGCCGGAAGCAAGATGGAGTTGAGAAGTTAAGTCAACGGTTGACTTTGGGTGATGTTAGTACTAATACTTCTACTACAGCTACAACTgcaaatactaataataatactagTAAGGCTGTTTCACATAATCCGTTGACTCTGCAGAATGGTCAAGGACTTTCTTCTAGCTACTTCAACAGATTGTCATCTTCAAACTTTTAA
- the LOC115699830 gene encoding probable WRKY transcription factor 72 isoform X2 → MPNSYASSHDQHLQTNNLLSTKDCEIENTKAEMGEVREENKRLKTVLNHMEKDYKSLQLRFFDIVKEVDHHDHDHDQDLKKPITIITNCDDEIEEADQLVSLRLGRSPKNITKTNLMIRKSRDDEDQDQDHQEELIKANLTLGLGSNNDNDQLKQLSSEIVINEATPDNSSELLLEANNNNKIPNSINNNNNNNNNNKMIKSSTCTSSSNNDQDEVVSQAQVKRARVSVRARCDTPTMNDGCQWRKYGQKIAKGNPCPRAYYRCTVAPSCPVRKQVQRCADDMSILITTYEGSHNHPLPVTATAMASTTSAAASMLLSGSSTSSSNHHDHPFFTPNKNSSPLNMINGLVQNNNNFNYFDHTLRTKQFYSSTSLSPLFPTITLDLTTPQLTSSTTSAFAPSSNSRSSSLHSFGPTSEPKQPPLWGNNVGYLNYGPMYYDKAHQTNNGPLNLGGNKQAQEFIYQRCAEKIVSYNNNNHNQGSSAHETLTETLTKAITSDPSTFKSVIAAAISSMVGGGETHLGRKQDGVEKLSQRLTLGDVSTNTSTTATTANTNNNTSKAVSHNPLTLQNGQGLSSSYFNRLSSSNF, encoded by the exons ATGCCAAACTCTTATGCTTCTTCACATGATCAACATCTTCAAACCAATAATCTACTCTCAAcaaag GATTGTGAAATTGAAAATACAAAAGCTGAAATGGGAGAAGTAAGAGAAGAAAACAAGAGACTAAAAACTGTGTTAAATCACATGGAGAAGGATTACAAGTCTCTTCAATTGAGATTTTTTGACATAGTCAAAGAAGTTGATCatcatgatcatgatcatgatcAAGATTTGAAGAAACCAATTACAATTATTACAAATTGTGATGATGAAATTGAAGAAGCTGATCAACTTGTGTCTCTTAGGCTTGGAAGGAGtccaaaaaatattactaaaacCAATTTAATGATCAGAAAAAGTAGAGATGATGAAGATCAAGATCAAGATCATCAAGAGGAGTTGATAAAGGCAAATCTCACACTTGGATTAGGCTCTAATAATGATAATGATCAATTAAAGCAATTGAGTTCGGAGATTGTGATTAATGAGGCCACCCCAGATAATAGTTCAGAGTTATTATTAGaagcaaataataataacaaaattccaaatagtattaataataataataataataataataataataagatgatTAAGAGTAGTACTTGTACTAGTAGTAGTAATAATGATCAAGATGAAGTAGTTTCACAAGCTCAAGTTAAAAGAGCTAGAGTTTCTGTCAGAGCAAGATGTGATACTCCAAcg ATGAACGATGGATGTCAATGGAGGAAATATGGGCAGAAAATTGCTAAAGGAAATCCATGTCCACGAGCTTACTATCGTTGCACGGTTGCACCATCCTGCCCAGTTAGAAAACAG GTACAAAGATGTGCGGACGACATGTCCATACTAATCACCACCTATGAAGGGAGTCACAACCACCCACTTCCGGTGACGGCCACGGCCATGGCTTCCACCACTTCGGCCGCGGCCTCTATGTTATTATCTGGCTCTTCAACCTCATCATCTAATCATCATGACCATCCATTTTTCACACCCAACAAAAACTCATCACCCCTTAACATGATAAATGGGCTTGTACAAAATAATAACAACTTCAATTATTTTGATCATACCCTAAGAACAAAACAATTCTATTCCTCTACTAGTTTATCTCCTTTGTTCCCAACTATCACACTTGATCTCACCACACCACAATTAACCTCTTCAACAACATCAGCTTTTGCTCCATCATCAAATTCAAGATCATCATCACTCCATAGTTTTGGGCCCACATCTGAGCCCAAACAACCACCACTTTGGGGTAATAATGTGGGCTACTTAAATTACGGCCCAATGTATTACGACAAAGCCCATCAAACTAATAATGGGCCTTTGAATCTTGGTGGTAATAAACAGGCCCAAGAATTCATTTACCAACGTTGTGCAGAAAAGATAGTgagttataataataataatcataatcaaGGTTCATCTGCACATGAAACGTTGACTGAAACGTTGACCAAGGCTATAACTTCTGACCCAAGCACTTTCAAATCGGTTATTGCGGCTGCAATCTCGTCCATGGTTGGAGGTGGTGAAACCCATCTTGGCCGGAAGCAAGATGGAGTTGAGAAGTTAAGTCAACGGTTGACTTTGGGTGATGTTAGTACTAATACTTCTACTACAGCTACAACTgcaaatactaataataatactagTAAGGCTGTTTCACATAATCCGTTGACTCTGCAGAATGGTCAAGGACTTTCTTCTAGCTACTTCAACAGATTGTCATCTTCAAACTTTTAA